Below is a window of Selenomonadales bacterium DNA.
AGCCGCAGACCATACTTTGCGCAGAAACGCCTATGCGGAACTCAACCGCGGGCTAAAGCAGTACCTGCAAACCTACGGCACTACCTGGGGAACAGAAGTAAAGAAAAATGTAGTATTGGCTAAGCTGCGGGGATATAAGTCTGCCGTGCATATGCTCGTTGACCAGCAAGAAGTAAACACAGATATCTACCACAACATTCATGACGTCATCCTGACGGAGCTTGCGCCGCACATGCGCAAGTACGCGCGCCTACGCAAAAAAGTGCTCGGTCTCAGTGAGATGCTCTACTGCGACATCGAAGCGCCACTTGACCCGAGCTTTAACCCCGAGACTACGTATGAAGAGGCGTGTGCGCTGCTGCTCGCTAGTCTACAGGTGCTTGGGCCGGAATACGCGGCCATTATGGAGGATGGCCTTACCAACCGCTGGGTGGACCGGGCAGACAATGTGGGTAAGCGCACCGGAGCCTTCTGCAACTCGGTCTACGGCGTGCACCCCTACATTAGCATGACTTGGGGCAACCGCATGCGCAACGCCCTAACGCTAGCGCACGAGTTAGGCCACGCCGGGCAGGGCGTGCTAGCGCAGAGATACCAGCGCCTCGCTAACACTCGCCCCACCATGTTCTTTATTGAAGCTCCTTCTACGATTAACGAGCTATTGGTGGCCGACCACATCCTAGCAAACAGCACCAGTCGCCAGATGCGCCGCTGGCTCATTATGCAGCTACTGATGACCTACCACCACAACTTCGTGCGCCACCTCATTGAAGGTGAGCTGCAGCGGCGGACTTACGCCCTGGCAGAGCAAGGTCATCCCATTACCGCAAGCGTGCTCAACAAAGTGCAGGGCGATATTCTAGAGGAGTTTTGGGGCGGCGAAGTAGTTATTGACGAAGGCGCCAAAATGGTCTGGATGCGCCAAGCTCACTATTACCGCGGCCTCTATCCGTACACGTATGCTGCCGGCCTGACTGTAGGAACCGCCGTGGCTCGGGCCATTCAAACGGAGGGCGCGCCGGTCGCCGCACGCTGGGTCGAGGTGCTTAAAGCCGGAGGAACACTTAAGCCATTGGAGCTCGCCAAGCTGGCAGGCGTAGATATGACGAGTAAGGAGCCTATCCGGGAGGCCGTAGCCTACGTGGGCTGGCTTGTGGACGAAGTTGTAGCGAGTTTCGAGTAAGGAGGAATGCGCGTGAGCGAACGCACCTTAACCTTAATGACAGGCAACGAAGCGGTAGCACGGGGCTTCTGGGAAGCTGGCGGCGTAGTGGCTGCGAGCTACCCCGGGTCGCCGACAGTGGAGATTATGGAACGCCTCAAGGAACACGAGGACATTCATGCAGAGTGGGCTATGAACGAAAAGGTAGCGCTAGAGATTGCCATCGGCGGCAGTTTTGCGGGCGCGCGCAGCATGGCCTCCATGAAGCATGTCGGCATCAACATTGCCGCCGACCCCTTTATGACGTTTACCCAGATTCGCACCAAAGGCGGGTTCGTCTTGGTGGTAGGCGACGACCCGGGGCTGTCGAGTTCTCAAAACGAGCAAGACAGCAGGTTTTTCGCGAAGTTTGCCAACTGCGCCTTACTTGAACCAAGTACGGCGCAGGAAGTAAAGGACTTTATAGGTGAGGCTCTTGCCATTAGCGAAGAGTTTGGCATGCCGGCAATCGTTAAGCTGACCAGCACGCTCTGTCATAGTCGCGGCGAGGTCGAGCTAAGCGAACGCAAGCCGCCGCAGATTGAGGGGTTTGTGCCGGACCAGTCCCGCTACTGCATGCTGCCTCCCTATGCCAATGTACAACAGCACTTTATGCAGGAACGCCTAGCGAAACTGCGCACACACGGGAACGCCAGCCCTCTTAACCGCTATGAGGATAGCGGGCGGCGTGACGCACTGGTTATTACGGCGGGGCTCACGTACGAGTACCTGCGTGAGATTAACCCCAACGTCAGCGTCCTTAAGCTCGGGTTGACGTATCCTTTGCCGGTGGAGCTAATTAAAGAAGTAGCGGCAGGGTACGACAGAGTACTGGTAATTGAGGAATTGATGCCGTTTATGGAGGAACAGCTACTGGCGCATGGCCTTACAGTGGAGGGGAAGAAGTACTTCTCCTTTACAGGTGAGCTAAACTCAGACCGCATTCGGGAGGGGCTGGTTAAAGCCGGGGTTATGGCGCCGCTTGAGATTAGCGCAGAAGTCGCACCCGCGGTTCCTAGGCGCACTCCTATGCTCTGCGCGGGGTGCCCGCACCGCCCCGTATTTCACATTCTACAGAAAGCCAAGGCGACGGTAATCGGCGACATCGGCTGCTATTCTCTGGGCATTCTTGAACCCTTTGAAGTGCTGAAGACAAATCTTAGCATGGGCGCGTCGCTCGGCATTATCCAGGGCATGGCGAAGGCCCATAAGACGGCCGGCAAAGCGAAACCATTAGTTGCGGTTATAGGTGACGGGACTTTCTTTCACTCGGGGTTAAGCGGCTTCGCCGACATCGCCAATACCAAAGACAATATTACCGTGGTGGTGTTAGATAACCGCACCACTGCTATGACCGGTGGGCAGATTACTCCGACCACCGGGGAACTTACCGGCGAGGCGAGCCACATCATCAGCATCCCCGCTGTGCTTAAGTCCTTTGGCATTAACGATGTGACGGTGGCAGACCAGTTTGAGCACAGTAAGACTCGCTCCGTAATTGTTGAAGCCATAAAGCGCGAAGGTCTGTCGGTAGTAGTGGTTACCCGTCCCTGCGCCCTAAACTTCCGCATTCGGGAGCCACACTACTATGTCGACCGCGAAATCTGCATCAGCTGCAGGAGTTGCATCGGCGTGAACTGTCCCCCCATCTCCATGCAGGTCTACGAGGGGTACGACAAGAAAAACTCCTATATCAACCCGGAGATGTGCGTGGGTTGCTCGGTGTGTTCGCAGGTTTGCCCGGTTAAGGCCATTAAAAAGTCCTCGCAGGCAGGTGTCGAGGAATGAAAACCACCAATATATTGATTGCCGGCGTTGGTGGTCAAGGGCTGGTGCTGGCCACCCGCATTATAGCTGGGGTCGCCTATAAGGCTGGTTTCCAGGTGAAAACGAGTGACGTCATTGGCTTGTCGCAGCGGGGAGGTATGGTTTGGGGGAGTGTGCGCTTTGGCGACGTCCACTCTCCGCTGATTCCGCGCGGCCAGGGAGACTTCCTGCTCGCCCTAGAGGACCTCGAAGGCCTCAGATGGGTAGAGCTTATGAAACCCGGAGCCGTGATCATCACCGGCAAGGAGGAGATACTCCCTAACCGCGTGCTAATCGAAAAAGAGGAGTATCCCAAAGACATTACCGGCAAGTTGACTGAACTTGGGTTTAGCGTGCAAACGCTCGATGCTAAGGCTATTGCCCGGGAAATTGGCAATTTGAGGCTTGCCAACACCGTGCTGCTTGGGAGTCTCTCACGCCACCTGCCCTTTGCCGCGGAGCTGTGGGCAGAAGTCTTACGCGAAAGTGTGCCTTCGCACACCATTGAGCAGAACTTGCTGGCGTTTCAGAAAGGGATGTCTCCGTCTTAAAATCAACGCAACCACCCTAGTTCAATCACCACCTGAGCGAGGTATCGCCCGCCGATAACCACTAGGCCGGACTGACCCACCCCAGAGAGAAGTCCTGTAATGACCCGTAAAGTGTTGTTGCTTTCCCGCCACCCCCTGTACTGCGTATAGCCGTCAAGAAGAGCGGGCAGCTGCATACCTAGGCAAATTAAGACGCCAATCTCAACCAAGTTAAGCAGCATTAAGGGATAAGCTAGGTAGCCAAGTAGCATGCCGGTACACCTAGCGCAGACAGGGAGTTGCTTGCCCCTAAAGAACAGCGAGCGGTCGCTCCGCCGATGACAGTGAAGCAAAAGGGACGGAGCCTTTTGCTTCACTTGCGTGTGCTCTGCTCGCGCTGAACGAGCATCAATATGTCTATAAGCAGCCTAAAGCTCGTGGCCATGTCCTTGGTGTTTCCCACATTTAGGACGTAGGTCGCTTGGGAAGCATGATCATACCACGCATGCACACCGGTAACGCCTAGATGCCCGCGCAGTCTAGGCAATCTGTTCAGTAGGAAAAAGAACTCGCCAAAGCGCACTTCCATCATGCCTAGGCCGTAATGTAGCCCTTGGCGGTAGCGATGGGTGAAGCTCGCCATGGCGGCAAGCGATGTACCTCTGATGTAATGGCCGTGCTGCAAATGACCGAGAAACTTAAGCAGGTCTCCGGCGGTAGTAGACAACCCTCCGCCTGAGAAGTCGCAACTGAGGCTAGTATATGTGTGGACATCGACACCGTTGACAAAGAGCGGGGCTAAGGCCGACTGGTCGAAGCCCTCGCCGTAAAAACACAACGTTGTCTGCGTCATGCCGGCTGGGGTAAATATGTAGGTCTTAAGCGCCGAGTGAAAAGGCATTTGGTATACTGCCTCAACTAACAGGCCTAGTAGCACATAGCCGGTATCTGAGTACAAGAACTTTTGTCCCGGGGCGGCAATGGCGCTTTGCCGGGTCCGAGTGAAATCTAGGAGGTCGCCTGGTTTCCAGAAGACATTTGGTTGCTTGATGACTTCGTCCACAAACGAGGCTCCGTCAAACGTCTTACTCTCAAAATAGTCGTTTACGCCGGACATATGGCCTAACAGCTGCCGCACTGTCACGTCGTCTTGATAATCCTGCCCCTTAAAAACACACAAGCGGTCTAGCATACCTGGCTCTAGGATGGGCCTAACTTTGCTGTCAAGACTAAGCCTACCCTGCTCGATAGCCATAAAGACTAACGTAGCGGTCATCAATTTGCCGACGCTTGCGCTGTGAAAACGCTGCTCGGGCACCGTGCTGGAAAAGCTATAGCTCAGATCTAGCTCCGGGTTGTGCATGGCAAATTGCAGTGTCTTTGCTCGCTTAGCTGCCTTCTGTAACATGGCATCGAGGCGCCCGACTAACAAAGCAGAACAAAAGGGACGGTTCTTCTTGTAAATCATCTATGTCGCGCTCCTCCGTCCCTATTCCGTCTCCTTGTTCCGCACGTACTTTAGGCTTACGCTGGGGTTGCTGGTGCGCGTGGAACGCAGTTCGAATTGCTTGAGCGAGGCCACAAAGGGCGTAAGCTTGTTGTAGCCATAATTGCGCGTATCAAAATCTGGGAAGCGCTTAGTTAGCACGTTCCCAAGCTCACCAAGATAGACCCACCCGTCTTCGTCGGAAACCTCGGTGATAATGGTCTTGATGGCCAGAATGAGCTCGCTTTGCGGCGTCATTCTTAGTTTGGGTTCCTCGGCACTTGGCTGTCCCTTTTTCGCAGCATCGGGCGCGGTAGGCTTTGCCGTCGCCGGGGCTAGCACTTCGAGATACTTAAACTTTTCACACGACGAGATAAATGGCATCGGCGTTTTCTGCTCGCCCATACCGATTACCAACATCCCTGCTTCACGCAAACGGGCCGCTAACCGCGTGAAGTCGCTGTCGCTTGACACAATGCAGAAGCCGTCCACGTTCTTGGAGTAAAGAATATCCATGGCGTCGATGATTAGCGCAGCATCTGTGGAGTTCTTTCCGGCAGTATAGCTGTACTGCTGAATCGGCGTAATCGAGTAATTAAGCAGCACCGCCTTCCACGCAGCGAGCTGCGGCTTCGTCCAGTCGCCGTAAATGCGTTTATAGGTAGGTGTGCCGTGGTTAGAAATCTCGTCAATGATGGCCTTAATGTACTTTTCCGAAACGTTCTCGGCGTCGATGAGAACTGCTATCTTTTGCTCTTTACCCATCTTCCCATCTCCAGTCTTATCTCTCGCTCTTAGTCCACTTCGACAGACCTGCTCAAAACCCTGCTCAGAAAATGGGGAGCGCACTCGCTTGGCCGAAATGGGCGCCCCCGGGGAAGGATGCCAACAGTTGCGCAGAACATGGTAGACAAAATCAACTTAAAGGAGCAGTTCTCTAGATGAACGACGCTATAATTGTCGATTTTCCCCTGCGAGGGGAATGGGTCGCTCCCAATACCCCAGGCAGCAAAGTCCCCAGTCACGGCACCGACCAACTCGGTCAGCGATACGCCTTTGACTTCACTTAAGTTTGCCAAGCGCATCTCCCGCCGCGACCCAGAAAACGCCGACCTGCATGACCTAGTGGGCAACTATGTCATACTCAAACATGAAGCCTGTTATTCATTTTATGCCCATTTACACCCTGAAACTGTGCAGGTCAAAGCGGGTGATAACATAACTGCCGGGCAGTTGTTAGGAAAAGTCGGGCACACCGGCAATTCCACGTCGCCGCACCTGCATTTTCAACTGATGGACAGCGCGAGCCTCATGCAGGCCAAAGGTCTACCCTGTGCATTTACCCACCTGGAGATTTACGCAGACGGCACATGGACAAAAGTTGATCGCGCGATTCCTGCAAGCGACGCCCGCATTAGATACGTATAGGGGGGCTATTCGTGTCAAGCCAGGAAATTATGGACGTTCTCAGGGCCCGTTTTGCTGCGAACGCAAAGCGTCACCTCGGGATTAAGTGGGAGCAAGTGCAAGCGAGACTTGACGCTAACCCCATGAAGCTAGGGTCTCTGCGTGAAATGGAAAGCACCGGCGGCGAGCCGGATGTGATTGGTTGCGACCCGCAGACCGGTGCAGTAATCTTTTGCGATTGCTCGCCTGAGACTCCTTTAGGGCGCAGGAACAGCTGTTACGACCGCGCCGGGCAAGCAGAAAGGGAGAAGAAGGGCATCTTTCCCTCCGGAAACGCTGTCGACATGGCTGCGGCAATGGGCATCGAGCTGCTTACAGAAGAGGCGTATCATGAGCTACAGCGCTTAGGGAGCTTTGACACGAAGACTTCTAGCTGGCTTAAGACGCCTGCCGAGGTACGCAAACTAGGTGGCGCTATCTTTGGTGACCGCCGCTTTGGCCGCGTCTTTATTTATCACAACGGTGCAGCTTCCTTCTACAGCGTACGCGGGTTTCGCGGCTCGCTGCGAGTCTAATCTAATGGTTCAGCCCCTCCCCCCTTGCCCCCGCAGGAGAAGCACCTAGCGGGGGCGAATCTATGTAGTAGCATAGATTACGGAGGGGAAGAACATTAGACACGATTGGACGCGCATAAGTATCGTTTTTGCCGGATTCCTACTCGCCTTTTTGGCAGGGGTAGCCTACGCTTGGGGGCCGATGGTAGTGCCATTGGTTGAGCGGTTTGATTGGACAACGGCTGAGGCAGCCCTGCCCTTTACTATCTTTTTCTTGGTGTTTGCTCTAGTAATGGTTCCCGCCGGCCGCCTGCAGGATACAATCGGCCCCCAGAAGACATGTCTACTTGGGGCCGTGTTTATTTTGCTTGGGTTTGGTGGGGCGGCGTTGGTCGGGCGCTTTCCTTATCCGTGGTGGCTGTTCTTAACCTATGGCTTTACAGGCGGAATCGGCGCCGGCACTATTTATGCCTGTGTGGCTCCGCCCGTACGAAAATGGTTCCCGGACAGACCGGCTTTCGCTATCTCCTGCGCCGTAATGGGTGTTGGCCTGGCAGGCACGGTAGTTGCGCCACTTAAAGCCGAGCACTTACTGCCTGTCTATGGCATAGAAGGAACGCTGCTACTCATTGCCGTCATTGGTTTTGTTATGTGTCTTGTGGCCGCCGGGTTACTCCGTAACCCCGCCGAGAGCGTGCCGCGTGCAGGCAAGGCAAAGCAAGCCCAAAAAAGACAGGCCGCTACACCGCTTGAGGCTAAGCCAAGTGACCTCTTACGGAACCCTCTGTTTTGGGTTATGTGGCTGGCGTTTGGCGTGGTTATCGCGGGTGGCATGCTCTGTGCGGCCCTTATCCCGCCTTTCGCCAGGTTAATTATGGGCCTTAGTGCCACCGAAGCCGCGGCGGCTGTGGCGATTTTCTCTGGCTTTAACGGATTTGGCAGACCGTTTGCCGGATACTTAAGCGATAAGTTCGGCACGGTCCTGGTGATGACCGTAAGCTTCTTGATACAAGCTGTGACGCTACTGCTGTTTAACGTTATTGCCGTAAACTTAGTGACGCTCTATATTGCCGCAGCACTCGTCGGCTGGGGCCTAGCAGTGGTTTTGGCTACCTTCCCGGCGCTGACCGCCGCGGCTTTTGGCACCAAGCACCTTGGCGTTAACTACGGGTTAGTTTTTACCGGCTTGGCTTTTGGGGCCTTTATGCCGGCTGCGGGGGCTGCCATCTATGACGCCACCGGCAGCTTTACCCCCGCTTTCTTAAGCGCAGGTGTACTGGCTGCGGTCGGCGTAGTGCTCTGCCTGATTCTTAAGCACAAGTATAGGATGGCGTAGATCAACGGCTATTGCTGTGCATGCAATAAGTCGTACGCTTTACTAAGCATGCTGTATGCGGAATGCGTTTTCCCAGCGCGATTAAGCAATTTTGCCCCAAAACTGAGAACATCCGCAGCGTCCTTCAGCCTTCCGATGCTACTAAAAGCTTCAGCAAATGATGCCGCAGATGCAGCAACATCACCATGCCCCCGCATAAGGCGGCACTTTTCTAAGGCCCATTCGCCTTTTACCCTATCCCAATCGTCTTTGGGAAACTCGGCCTCTTTCAGAAGGTGGTTCAGATCGAACTCAAGACTAGTCGTATCCCAGGAGGGCGCTGCCTCCACTGTAGTCAGGAGCATTTCCCGTAAAGCTTTGCATCTTAAACTCGCGGAGATACCCTTTGATGACGTGATTTGGTCAAGGGCTTCATTTGCCAACTCCTGTTCCCCAAGTTGTACTAGGCAAGCCATTGCCCCAATCAGTGCTTCGGCTTTTAGCTGCAGAAAGTTGTGTTGTTCGGCCAGGGCAACCGCCTGCCGCGAAGAAGCAAGCGCCATCTTCCATTGACCTTGGCGAAACAGGCAGCTGCTCTCACCCAGCAATGCACAAAGATGTGCCTCTGTTGTGACTAAGGCGCATGCCCTTGCCTGCTCAAAGTAATTGCGCGCCTCTTGTACAGTGCCCTTGGCAAAATATGCGCACCCAATCATGTAATATGCCAAGGCCAAGCACCTGTAATCGCTACTGCCTAAAGCTGTTGCGGCCTCCATGGCGAGGGAAATCGCTTGATCCATGTAACCACCCCGATACATTGTGGATGCCGCGCTGTATCTGCATTCCCACGCCTTCATTGAATTGCCTGCATTGACATATTCATTGGC
It encodes the following:
- the pepF gene encoding oligoendopeptidase F, with translation MAVQLTRAEVPIAETWNINDIFPTPEAWEQELRALASIVASITQYKGRLQEGAAVLLGCLEAQEALQKRATKVFAYASLNLSADGTNPAYQAMAGKAGAIGAEIQAETSFVQSEALTLPDGTLQQYLRDEPGLLPYRVTLEKWIEKKPHMLTPEAEMVLAALGEVLSSPVEVYERSRTADLKFDAVADSEGKLYPMSLGRHEGAADHTLRRNAYAELNRGLKQYLQTYGTTWGTEVKKNVVLAKLRGYKSAVHMLVDQQEVNTDIYHNIHDVILTELAPHMRKYARLRKKVLGLSEMLYCDIEAPLDPSFNPETTYEEACALLLASLQVLGPEYAAIMEDGLTNRWVDRADNVGKRTGAFCNSVYGVHPYISMTWGNRMRNALTLAHELGHAGQGVLAQRYQRLANTRPTMFFIEAPSTINELLVADHILANSTSRQMRRWLIMQLLMTYHHNFVRHLIEGELQRRTYALAEQGHPITASVLNKVQGDILEEFWGGEVVIDEGAKMVWMRQAHYYRGLYPYTYAAGLTVGTAVARAIQTEGAPVAARWVEVLKAGGTLKPLELAKLAGVDMTSKEPIREAVAYVGWLVDEVVASFE
- a CDS encoding 4Fe-4S binding protein yields the protein MRVSERTLTLMTGNEAVARGFWEAGGVVAASYPGSPTVEIMERLKEHEDIHAEWAMNEKVALEIAIGGSFAGARSMASMKHVGINIAADPFMTFTQIRTKGGFVLVVGDDPGLSSSQNEQDSRFFAKFANCALLEPSTAQEVKDFIGEALAISEEFGMPAIVKLTSTLCHSRGEVELSERKPPQIEGFVPDQSRYCMLPPYANVQQHFMQERLAKLRTHGNASPLNRYEDSGRRDALVITAGLTYEYLREINPNVSVLKLGLTYPLPVELIKEVAAGYDRVLVIEELMPFMEEQLLAHGLTVEGKKYFSFTGELNSDRIREGLVKAGVMAPLEISAEVAPAVPRRTPMLCAGCPHRPVFHILQKAKATVIGDIGCYSLGILEPFEVLKTNLSMGASLGIIQGMAKAHKTAGKAKPLVAVIGDGTFFHSGLSGFADIANTKDNITVVVLDNRTTAMTGGQITPTTGELTGEASHIISIPAVLKSFGINDVTVADQFEHSKTRSVIVEAIKREGLSVVVVTRPCALNFRIREPHYYVDREICISCRSCIGVNCPPISMQVYEGYDKKNSYINPEMCVGCSVCSQVCPVKAIKKSSQAGVEE
- a CDS encoding indolepyruvate oxidoreductase subunit beta, with translation MKTTNILIAGVGGQGLVLATRIIAGVAYKAGFQVKTSDVIGLSQRGGMVWGSVRFGDVHSPLIPRGQGDFLLALEDLEGLRWVELMKPGAVIITGKEEILPNRVLIEKEEYPKDITGKLTELGFSVQTLDAKAIAREIGNLRLANTVLLGSLSRHLPFAAELWAEVLRESVPSHTIEQNLLAFQKGMSPS
- a CDS encoding DUF2085 domain-containing protein gives rise to the protein MKQKAPSLLLHCHRRSDRSLFFRGKQLPVCARCTGMLLGYLAYPLMLLNLVEIGVLICLGMQLPALLDGYTQYRGWRESNNTLRVITGLLSGVGQSGLVVIGGRYLAQVVIELGWLR
- a CDS encoding beta-lactamase family protein is translated as MIYKKNRPFCSALLVGRLDAMLQKAAKRAKTLQFAMHNPELDLSYSFSSTVPEQRFHSASVGKLMTATLVFMAIEQGRLSLDSKVRPILEPGMLDRLCVFKGQDYQDDVTVRQLLGHMSGVNDYFESKTFDGASFVDEVIKQPNVFWKPGDLLDFTRTRQSAIAAPGQKFLYSDTGYVLLGLLVEAVYQMPFHSALKTYIFTPAGMTQTTLCFYGEGFDQSALAPLFVNGVDVHTYTSLSCDFSGGGLSTTAGDLLKFLGHLQHGHYIRGTSLAAMASFTHRYRQGLHYGLGMMEVRFGEFFFLLNRLPRLRGHLGVTGVHAWYDHASQATYVLNVGNTKDMATSFRLLIDILMLVQREQSTRK
- a CDS encoding NYN domain-containing protein; amino-acid sequence: MGKEQKIAVLIDAENVSEKYIKAIIDEISNHGTPTYKRIYGDWTKPQLAAWKAVLLNYSITPIQQYSYTAGKNSTDAALIIDAMDILYSKNVDGFCIVSSDSDFTRLAARLREAGMLVIGMGEQKTPMPFISSCEKFKYLEVLAPATAKPTAPDAAKKGQPSAEEPKLRMTPQSELILAIKTIITEVSDEDGWVYLGELGNVLTKRFPDFDTRNYGYNKLTPFVASLKQFELRSTRTSNPSVSLKYVRNKETE
- a CDS encoding M23 family metallopeptidase codes for the protein MTSLKFAKRISRRDPENADLHDLVGNYVILKHEACYSFYAHLHPETVQVKAGDNITAGQLLGKVGHTGNSTSPHLHFQLMDSASLMQAKGLPCAFTHLEIYADGTWTKVDRAIPASDARIRYV
- a CDS encoding DUF4256 domain-containing protein, which codes for MSSQEIMDVLRARFAANAKRHLGIKWEQVQARLDANPMKLGSLREMESTGGEPDVIGCDPQTGAVIFCDCSPETPLGRRNSCYDRAGQAEREKKGIFPSGNAVDMAAAMGIELLTEEAYHELQRLGSFDTKTSSWLKTPAEVRKLGGAIFGDRRFGRVFIYHNGAASFYSVRGFRGSLRV
- a CDS encoding OFA family MFS transporter, with translation MAGVAYAWGPMVVPLVERFDWTTAEAALPFTIFFLVFALVMVPAGRLQDTIGPQKTCLLGAVFILLGFGGAALVGRFPYPWWLFLTYGFTGGIGAGTIYACVAPPVRKWFPDRPAFAISCAVMGVGLAGTVVAPLKAEHLLPVYGIEGTLLLIAVIGFVMCLVAAGLLRNPAESVPRAGKAKQAQKRQAATPLEAKPSDLLRNPLFWVMWLAFGVVIAGGMLCAALIPPFARLIMGLSATEAAAAVAIFSGFNGFGRPFAGYLSDKFGTVLVMTVSFLIQAVTLLLFNVIAVNLVTLYIAAALVGWGLAVVLATFPALTAAAFGTKHLGVNYGLVFTGLAFGAFMPAAGAAIYDATGSFTPAFLSAGVLAAVGVVLCLILKHKYRMA
- a CDS encoding helix-turn-helix domain-containing protein, translating into MIGERIRQARRACGMTQADLAKGLVSRSYIAAIESGRVSPSAGNLQILAERLGQPLSHFIADHVDVAMQQIEASLNQAKVHMVLGNVSEAQSILEGAKCTGTRTMSAAVLALYYELQGELHQDRGAIAQSVSYFTVAANEYVNAGNSMKAWECRYSAASTMYRGGYMDQAISLAMEAATALGSSDYRCLALAYYMIGCAYFAKGTVQEARNYFEQARACALVTTEAHLCALLGESSCLFRQGQWKMALASSRQAVALAEQHNFLQLKAEALIGAMACLVQLGEQELANEALDQITSSKGISASLRCKALREMLLTTVEAAPSWDTTSLEFDLNHLLKEAEFPKDDWDRVKGEWALEKCRLMRGHGDVAASAASFAEAFSSIGRLKDAADVLSFGAKLLNRAGKTHSAYSMLSKAYDLLHAQQ